CCAGGGTTCTTGGTCTGGACTGCGCTTGGCACTTGGTGTGCTAGAAACATGCGTTCCAGCCGCCTGCCCTCACGCAATGCAGTTCTGAACACGTCAAGATCGCTTTCGGTCATGAACTTCATGGTGGACATGTGTTTCCGGTATTGAAATATGAGTATCCCCGTATCTGTCAGTGCGCGAACCATATCTTGCGAGATACCAGAGTAAGGATGTGGTTCGATTGGCTTCGTTAAGTTTGGTGGTCCAACCCGTTCCTCTCGATGGTACTCTCCTAGCTCGTTCTTGTCCGTGAGATAGACCAGAAGCATGGCCCAATAATCCATGGTATCTCTGAAGAAGGACATCTCCGAAATGTCATTATTCTCAGTTGCAATTTCATCCAGTATGCTTTGGCTTGCTCGAAAGGTCTCGGTTGCAAGATTGTGAGGGCTCAACCAGCTCGAGGTATGGCCTAGAAGCATGGATGCAAGCAGCATTACTTGCTTCTCCACTTCTTGAGGTCTATTGTTCACGAGATGAAGTGCCTGTGAACGTTCTTCACGAGCAACTCGTAGCAGGTGCGGGAAGTCCTTTGACAGACATGCTGCAGCCATGCTCTGAATTGTATGATAGAGCACCCCGGAAGACTGCCACATTTTCTCAATGATATTGCGCATAACATTGAGTTCACTATCCCAGGAACAGTAAAGAGTGATGACATCGCGGAAAAAATATTCAGATAAAGTGGTTGGCATGTTGGACAAGCGAAGATGCGGGTCAGGGTATGGATGCCGGACCTGGATAAGGGACTGTTCTCCGCGTGACGGAGACTCAAATTGAAATGGTGGACTTCTTGCAGTATTGTCGAGGAACTGGCAAATTCCTCCCATTGGTTCGATAATGTTGAATGTTGATCCTGAGTCTTCTGGAAGAGTCCAAATTGTCATGTTCTCGTCAGGTGAATCTATAATATTATCGTTGATGCGCGCCGACGACTCGCCCCCCAGGAGGTCTTGTGATATGTTGTCGATGTTGAATATGTCAGCTGGCATGACGAAGTCCAACTGAGATGGAGGATCGAGCCATCCGTTCATCTGGTGGAAGCCTTCGGCTACTGAACTGGAAGTGACGTTCATACGACTTTTTGCCTTCCCTCGTCGCAAAGGGCTCTCGATATTATTTGGTCGTGTCTGGTGCTTTTGTGACCAACGCACATTGAGTGCATATCCTGGGCAATCATATTTTTGGTCCTCACAACGAGCGCAAGTGGGCTTTCGCTCATCGCATTTAACCTCTCAAGATGTAAGTAGATAGGCACACGTTTCTCTGGCTGTACTTACCTTTCTTGCTTTGCATCTGAGGCATCCATTGCGAGACTTTGAATGTGAAGCTTTAACTGATTGTTGCATAGTCACTGTGGATAAGTCAGGCAGTAACGTAGTTTAATTGCATCTGGCAGTTTGTTCAATTGGAAATGGACGGGAGAGAATGTGACAAGGGCAAGGGGTTACAAGCAGAACTTTGTGGATTCCCCCGCTTTTTACGATAAGTCAACAACTAGTGAGTAGTTAGTGACTAACCAGGTCCAGACTCAGATCATCTGACTTAGCGCCTCCATGAGACGTGTTTTGGACCCGTATCTGACTCAGTATCTCATGGAGACACTACAAACTTTCAATCGATTGACATAAACCTAGTTCAATTGAGAATCACTCACTACCAGAGGTTGTCATACTGAATTGTATAATGTCGGTGATCAAACTGTCAAAAATAAAGCTGCATAAATACATTTGCAATTATAGGTAACTACCATTAAGCATTATCTACTCCGTCCATTCCTCAGGCATTCCAAATCTCTTTAACCTCGTAATTCTTCTTAGCATAGAAGAACCAAAAGCACATAGACAACAGAGCAATACCGACCAAAACCGGGGAGGCATAGTTCATCTGCACAGCCGTAACAGGCGTGTAGTAAGGGAAACAATAAAAAACAAGAGCTACCATTGTCCATGACAGCATGACAATATTGGCAATCAATCCGAGCTTGGGGTACCAGAACGGGCCGTGCTGAAAGTTGCTGCGTCCCTGAAGAAGAACTAATACAACGGGAACACTGTAGCTAATGTATTGGAGCAACAGACCCGTCGAGATCAGAGAGTTAAAGGCGAGGTCCGACCCAAGGTAAAGGCAGCCGAAGAGGGCAGTTCCAGAGGCAGACCAGATCAACGACCAGATGGGTGTATGAAAAGGAGCAGGTGCAAGTTTGCTGAGATGACGATGCAAAGGAAAGCCACCTTCGCGGCTGATGGTCCAAGCAAGGCGGGACTGCCATGTCTGGATCGACCAAACGGCCCCAGCTGTCGTGATAAGAACGGGAATCCACAAGCCGACAGCAGCTGCTTTGCTCTTGGTAATCATGTAGAATAGAGAAAGAGCTGAGTTATCTGCGGCTCCGTCAATATTTGGGACGTTGACCAGTACCGAGGTCACAACCAAGAGCCCAGACCCAAATCCAACAACAATAGTCCACATCAGAGCTTTGGGAATATCGGTGCTGGGCGAAGGCATTTCTTCAGCCAAGTGGGTAGCAACGTCGAGGCATGAGAAACTCCAGTTGGCCCCATTCATCCCGATGATAAAGGCAATTCCTTTTGGCCATCCTGAGATATTAACCGAGGTTGTAAAATAATCTTTCGCTGAAGCATGGCTATCGGACATGGCAAACAgcgtgatgaagatgacacCAATCGTCATGCAGCTAAAGAGGAGCATGATCTTCGAGATTCGTGGGAGGGCATGCTCAAAACTGGCGCAAATGACAGTCAAGATATTCAAGAGTTGAAACCCAACAAATCCCATCCAACGCTTATACACAAAGTTGGGATTCAGCAGGGAGATGATGGCACAAAAGCCGGTAGGTACTGAGAGACATGCCGAAGCACCTGTAGCAACCGCAGCAAGCCAACTGACAACAGCGATTGTGTATGACAGAAAGCGACGATATTGGGGCGGGGATAAGCGATTGACCCAGATGTACTGTCCGCCGGGATGAGGCATGGCCGATGCGAGTTCTGCCAAAGTTGTAGCTGTTGCAAGACCAACACCCGCCATGACGAGGAAcccccagaagaagagaggtgATCCACCCATTGGAAGAGTACTTCCAAGAACGAGAAGGAGTCCGACGGCGGTGTTGGTTGTGCCATAGCCGATACCGAGGGCAGATAATGTCGTGAATGGCTTCAATGTCTGGACGGTAACACCGCCAGGAGAAATTGACCCGCATTCGACGGCATCGCTGTCTGTCTTGGCAGGCATTTCCGAGACCTCTTTGGTATCTTGTGACTTAAGACTTGGCTGATCTGTTTTGCGGTGCATAATGAATAGGATGATGGTAGTACAGGAGGGCGAATAAGAATTTGTCTCAAGAGGCAAATTGATACGTGGGGAAAGTCATACGAGTTATATAACTTGACCCGCGTCGTGCATGATAACGGTTTGGTAGGGGTTTTGGTGACTTATACCAACTTGTTCCCCGCGTTTGACATGATAGGCGAAGTCGATATCTCAATGCGAGTGCGGAGGCGTTGTCATGTGGTACAGGATAAGCTTAAGCCAGATAGGGAATCGCGTATGAGGCGAACCGCTAGCCCAACTAAGGAAGGATTATGCGAGGACGAATCATATTCCCCGTTCGGTCATGTTTACAATCATCATCAGCGTTGATACAGGTTCCGACACCGTCATCCTTTCCGAAGTTGGCTCCTCAGGCCGTCTAAACGAAGAGATCCATGTGATTGACTATCACCACTGCAGCTTTTATTACCACCGCCGCTGCAACCACCTTCCTTCACCATATCGGATCTTCCCCAGTCATAAATGCCGCCGCGGTCGAGGAAAGAACCTTTATCCCAGACAACCTGACCCATTGCTTTCTCGACGCCGACCTTCGAGATTGATTCGCTCTTTGTCATCATGCCCTCGCCCTTGTCCAAAAGCACATGTATTCATCCAGAAGCAAGTAGCTGCTTGCATAGCATTTGTGTTTTCTGGCACGTAGCATGGAAGATGTTTATGCCGGTCGCAGAATGTCTTCCATTGTTTGTCGGTCACGAGTAAGGTCCTCGCGTCTCGCCGGCGACCAGCAAACACTGGACCACTTTCCATCGAAAGGGCGTGAGTCTCTCAATGTCAGCCGACATGTCTTTATTCCAATTGTGAATGTTGACAACCGTATTCAGCTTGAACTTGATTCCATAGTCTCTGCACCAGTGTCCAATGCGGAAGAGCCTGATCACATTCCCTCCGTCGTCGCCCCGTCCAatcttcttgttcatctCGGGGTTAAAAGAATCGCATGAGATTTGAAGAGTGCCCAGCCATTGGCAACTTTCACGCATCCATTTCTCTGTAATCTTGCTGCCGTTGCTCACAATGCTGATACTTTCGAGGCCAAGTTCCTCCTTGACAAACTGAAGCAATTCAGTCAGGAGTCGAGGGCAGAGGACTGGTTCACCACCAGCAATGTTGAGCCTTCGCATGCCAGCTTCTTTTAACAGTCTCAAGCTGCGTTTCGCTTCGTCAACAGGGAGGACGTAGGATGAGGTATCGGTATGGAAACAGAACCCGCAGGTGTAATTGCATTTTCGAGAAGTCAAGTAGTTGATGGACACAGGGACATTGGAACCCCTGGTTAACTCTTTGGATGAATGTCTAGCAACCACTCTTTTGGACTGTTCTAGGGATATGATGACCCAGCCGATACCCAAGACACCAATAACAAGAATAACGAAGCGATAGAAGAGGTGTAGACCGTcgagaagggaaagaagggCCATCTTTCAGTACTTCTTGTGAAAGAGAAACAATCAAGATTCGTCCAACAAGTCCCCAACTACCAACATGATACAACCGCCGGTGCAACCTCCGAAGCATATGCCCCAGCCCGACAGTCACGGGCTGTGGCGCTTCGAATACACAAcagtaaataaatatatcCTATATAGAGTAACAGTAAGTTTAGCAGCTCAGACTTCACATATATGCGCAAACTAACTAAGCAGcagaaatatataatatatccttttataataacttagcCTGCATAGCTAtatatacttacttataacCagagtattataagtatagTAGGGCTGTTTATAGAGACTAGTAGtaagtaatattatagtaatatataacttataaaattgcatttttataaataattctaataaaattatctataaataaatCCTAGgataaggaagaaaaaagattaataatatatataaaaaaaggCTAAGGcacttattaaaatataaaaactaatAGCTTTAAGAAAGCTAGaaaattaaataactaagtttataagtttaATCTTAAATTTAATTATCATAACTTAGATTCTAACAAGcctataactataattatataccTTCTACTAAGAcatatattattataaaagagTTATAATCGGAGATTTTAGTATTGCAGCCCTTTATACtaaactataaatagaaaTGAGGGACTCCCTCGCTCATATAGAGCAGAATAAAATACAACCTGTTTTTTTTCTCTGAATTCACCATTGCGTTGGCAAATCAGTTCCACCCCACGTTATGCCAAGAATTAGCATCCCGGCCTAAGTCGCCTATTGGATCTTTAGTGGCCATTGTTATGGCCGTACTTGCTGCCCTTGCTGCCCTTCTGACCATGTTCATGTTCATCGCCCTTGTTGCCCTTCTGACCATGTTCATGTTCATCGCCCTTGCTGCCCTTCTGACCATGTTCATGTTCATCGCCCTTGTTGCCCTTGTGACCATGTCCATGTTCATCGCCCTTGTTGCCCTTGTGGACCTTGTTGCCCTTTTTGCCCTCATCATGATGGCCATCATGGCTACCATAGTCCTTCTTAGGGGGAGTGTATTCCGGGTATTTGTACCCTCCTTTAGGAGCTGGGTAGTACTTATGATCCTTGCTCCATCCAGAGTCAGGGACAGCAGCCGGGTCAGTAGTGGCAGGGTAAGGGTAAGCAATGGGGGTGGCGACACGGGCAGCAGCGGGAGCAGCAATAGTAGCCGGACAGCAGCTAGGAAAGCGACAATAGATagcttcatcttggccaGTTAATTGCCGAGGTATGCAAGGAATAACGAGTGGATTNNNNNNNNNNNNNNNNNNNNNNNNNNNNNNNNNNNNNNNNNNNNNNNNNNNNNNNNNNNNNNNNNNNNNNNNNNNNNNNNNNNNNNNNNNNNNNNNNNNNNNNNNNNNNNNNNNNNNNNNNNNNNNNNNNNNNNNNNNNNNNNNNNNNNNNNNNNNNNNNNNNNNNNNNNNNNNNNNNNNNNNNNNNNNNNNNNNNNNNNNNNNNNNNNNNNNNNNNNNNNNNNNNNNNNNNNNNNNNNNNNNNNNNNNNNNNNNNNNNNNNNNNNNNNNNNNNNNNNNNNNNNNNNNNNNNNNNNNNNNNNNNNNNNNNNNNNNNNNNNNNNNNNNNNNNNNNNNNNNNNNNNNNNNNNNNNNNNNNNNNNNNNNNNNNNNNNNNNNNNNNNNNNNNNNNNNNNNNNNNNNNNNNNNNNNNNNNNNNNNNNNNNNNNNNNNNNNNNNNNNNNNNNNNNNNNNNNNNNNNNNNNNNNNNNNNNNNNNNNNNNNNNNNNNNNNNNNNNNNNNNNNNNNNNNNNNNNNNNNNNNNNNNNNNNNNNNNNNNNNNNNNNNNNNNNNNNNNNNNNNNNNNNNNNNNNNNNNNNNNNNNNNNNNNNNNNNNNNNNNNNNNNNNNNNNNNNNNNNNNNNNNNNNNNNNNNNNNNNNNNNNNNNNNNNNNNNNNNNNNNNNNNNNNNNNNNNNNNNNNNNNNNNNNNNNNNNNNNNNNNNNNNNNNNNNNNNNNNNNNNNNNNNNNNNNNNNNNNNNNNNNNNNNNNNNNNNNNNNNNNNNNNNNNNNNNNNNNNNNNNNNNNNNNNNNNNNNNNNNNNNNNNNNNNNNNNNNNNNNNNNNNNNNNNNNNNNNNNNNNNNNNNNNNNNNNNNNNNNNNNNNNNNNNNNNNNNNNNNNNNNNNNNNNNNNNNNNNNNNNNNNNNNNNNNNNNNNNNNNNNNNNNNNNNNNNNNNNNNNNNNNNNNNNNNNNNNNNNNNNNNNNNNNNNNNNNNNNNNNNNNNNNNNNNNNNNNNNNNNNNNNNNNNNNNNNNNNNNNNNNNNNNNNNNNNNNNNNNNNNNNNNNNNNNNNNNNNNNNNNNNNNNNNNNNNNNNNNNNNNNNNNNNNNNNNNNNNNNNNNNNNNNNNNNNNNNNNNNNNNNNNNNNNNNNNNNNNNNNNNNNNNNNNNNNNNNNNNNNNNNNNNNNNNNNNNNNNNNNNNNNNNNNNNNNNNNNNNNNNNNNNNNNNNNNNNNNNNNNNNNNNNNNNNNNNNNNNNNNNNNNNNNNNNNNNNNNNNNNNNNNNNNNNNNNNNNNNNNNNNNNNNNNNNNNNNNNNNNNNNNNNNNNNNNNNNNNNNNNNNNNNNNNNNNNNNNNNNNNNNNNNNNNNNNNNNNNNNNNNNNNNNNNNNNNNNNNNNNNNNNNNNNNNNNNNNNNNNNNNNNNNNNNNNNNNNNNNNNNNNNNNNNNNNNNNNNNNNNNNNNNNNNNNNNNNNNNNNNNNNNNNNNNNNNNNNNNNNNNNNNNNNNNNNNNNNNNNNNNNNNNNNNNNNNNNNNNNNNNNNNNNNNNNNNNNNNNNNNNNNNNNNNNNNNNNNNNNNNNNNNNNNNNNNNNNNNNNNNNNNNNNNNNNNNNNNNNNNNNNNNNNNNNNNNNNNNNNNNNNNNNNNNNNNNNNNNNNNNNNNNNNNNNNNNNNNNNNNNNNNNNNNNNNNNNNNNNNNNNNNNNNNNNNNNNNNNNNNNNNNNNNNNNNNNNNNNNNNNNNNNNNNNNNNNNNNNNNNNNNNNNNNNNNNNNNNNNNNNNNNNNNNNNNNNNNNNNNNNNNNNNNNNNNNNNNNNNNNNNNNNNNNNNNNNNNNNNNNNNNNNNNNNNNNNNNNNNNNNNNNNNNNNNNNNNNNNNNNNNNNNNNNNNNNNNNNNNNNNNNNNNNNNNNNNNNNNNNNNNNNNNNNNNNNNNNNNNNNNNNNNNNNNNNNNNNNNNNNNNNNNNNNNNNNNNNNNNNNNNNNNNNNNNNNNNNNNNNNNNNNNNNNNNNNNNNNNNNNNNNNNNNNNNNNNNNNNNNNNNNNNNNNNNNNNNNNNNNNNNNNNNNNNNNNNNNNNNNNNNNNNNNNNNNNNNNNNNNNNNNNNNNNNNNNNNNNNNNNNNNNNNNNNNNNNNNNNNNNNNNNNNNNNNNNNNNNNNNNNNNNNNNNNNNNNNNNNNNNNNNNNNNNNNNNNNNNNNNNNNNNNNNNNNNNNNNNNNNNNNNNNNNNNNNNNNNNNNNNNNNNNNNNNNNNNNNNNNNNNNNNNNNNNNNNNNNNNNNNNNNNNNNNNNNNNNNNNNNNNNNNNNNNNNNNNNNNNNNNNNNNNNNNNNNNNNNNNNNNNNNNNNNNNNNNNNNNNNNNNNNNNNNNNNNNNNNNNNNNNNNNNNNNNNNNNNNNNNNNNNNNNNNNNNNNNNNNNNNNNNNNNNNNNNNNNNNNNNNNNNNNNNNNNNNNNNNNNNNNNNNNNNNNNNNNNNNNNNNNNNNNNNNNNNNNNNNNNNNNNNNNNNNNNNNNNNNNNNNNNNNNNNNNNNNNNNNNNNNNNNNNNNNNNNNNNNNNNNNNNNNNNNNNNNNNNNNNNNNNNNNNNNNNNNNNNNNNNNNNNNNNNNNNNNNNNNNNNNNNNNNNNNNNNNNNNNNNNNNNNNNNNNNNNNNNNNNNNNNNNNNNNNNNNNNNNNNNNNNNNNNNNNNNNNNNNNNNNNNNNNNNNNNNNNNNNNNNNNNNNNNNNNNNNNNNNNNNNNNNNNNNNNNNNNNNNNNNNNNNNNNNNNNNNNNNNNNNNNNNNNNNNNNNNNNNNNNNNNNNNNNNNNNNNNNNNNNNNNNNNNNNNNNNNNNNNNNNNNNNNNNNNNNNNNNNNNNNNNNNNNNNNNNNNNNNNNNNNNNNNNNNNNNNNNNNNNNNNNNNNNNNNNNNNNNNNNNNNNNNNNNNNNNNNNNNNNNNNNNNNNNNNNNNNNNNNNNNNNNNNNNNNNNNNNNNNNNNNNNNNNNNNNNNNNNNNNNNNNNNNNNNNNNNNNNNNNNNNNNNNNNNNNNNNNNNNNNNNNNNNNNNNNNNNNNNNNNNNNNNNNNNNNNNNNNNNNNNNNNNNNNNNNNNNNNNNNNNNNNNNNNNNNNNNNNNNNNNNNNNNNNNNNNNNNNNNNNNNNNNNNNNNNNNNNNNNNNNNNNNNNNNNNNNNNNNNNNNNNNNNNNNNNNNNNNNNNNNNNNNNNNNNNNNNNNNNNNNNNNNNNNNNNNNNNNNNNNNNNNNNNNNNNNNNNNNNNNNNNNNNNNNNNNNNNNNNNNNNNNNNNNNNNNNNNNNNNNNNNNNNNNNNNNNNNNNNNNNNNNNNNNNNNNNNNNNNNNNNNNNNNNNNNNNNNNNNNNNNNNNNNNNNNNNNNNNNNNNNNNNNNNNNNNNNNNNNNNNNNNNNNNNNNNNNNNNNNNNNNNNNNNNNNNNNNNNNNNNNNNNNNNNNNNNNNNNNNNNNNNNNNNNNNNNNNNNNNNNNNNNNNNNNNNNNNNNNNNNNNNNNNNNNNNNNNNNNNNNNNNNNNNNNNNNNNNNNNNNNNNNNNNNNNNNNNNNNNNNNNNNNNNNNNNNNNNNNNNNNNNNNNNNNNNNNNNNNNNNNNNNNNNNNNNNNNNNNNNNNNNNNNNNNNNNNNNNNNNNNNNNNNNNNNNNNNNNNNNNNNNNNNNNNNNNNNNNNNNNNNNNNNNNNNNNNNNNNNNNNNNNNNNNNNNNNNNNNNNNNNNNNNNNNNNNNNNNNNNNNNNNNNNNNNNNNNNNNNNNNNNNNNNNNNNNNNNNNNNNNNNNNNNNNNNNNNNNNNNNNNNNNNNNNNNNNNNNNNNNNNNNNNNNNNNNNNNNNNNNNNNNNNNNNNNNNNNNNNNNNNNNNNNNNNNNNNNNNNNNNNNNNNNNNNNNNNNNNNNNNNNNNNNNNNNNNNNNNNNNNNNNNNNNNNNNNNNNNNNNNNNNNNNNNNNNNNNNNNNNNNNNNNNNNNNNNNNNNNNNNNNNNNNNNNNNNNNNNNNNNNNNNNNNNNNNNNNNNNNNNNNNNNNNNNNNNNNNNNNNNNNNNNNNNNNNNNNNNNNNNNNNNNNNNNNNNNNNNNNNNNNNNNNNNNNNNNNNNNNNNNNNNNNNNNNNNNNNNNNNNNNNNNNNNNNNNNNNNNNNNNNNNNNNNNNNNNNNNNNNNNNNNNNNNNNNNNNNNNNNNNNNNNNNNNNNNNNNNNNNNNNNNNNNNNNNNNNNNNNNNNNNNNNNNNNNNNNNNNNNNNNNNNNNNNNNNNNNNNNNNNNNNNNNNNNNNNNNNNNNNNNNNNNNNNNNNNNNNNNNNNNNNNNNNNNNNNNNNNNNNNNNNNNNNNNNNNNNNNNNNNNNNNNNNNNNNNNNNNNNNNNNNNNNNNNNNNNNNNNNNNNNNNNNNNNNNNNNNNNNNNNNNNNNNNNNNNNNNNNNNNNNNNNNNNNNNNNNNNNNNNNNNNNNNNNNNNNNNNNNNNNNNNNNNNNNNNNNNNNNNNNNNNNNNNNNNNNNNNNNNNNNNNNNNNNNNNNNNNNNNNNNNNNNNNNNNNNNNNNNNNNNNNNNNNNNNNNNNNNNNNNNNNNNNNNNNNNNNNNNNNNNNNNNNNNNNNNNNNNNNNNNNNNNNNNNNNNNNNNNNNNNNNNNNNNNNNNNNNNNNNNNNNNNNNNNNNNNNNNNNNNNNNNNNNNNNNNNNNNNNNNNNNNNNNNNNNNNNNNNNNNNNNNNNNNNNNNNNNNNNNNNNNNNNNNNNNNNNNNNNNNNNNNNNNNNNNNNNNNNNNNNNNNNNNNNNNNNNNNNNNNNNNNNNNNNNNNNNNNNNNNNNNNNNNNNNNNNNNNNNNNNNNNNNNNNNNNNNNNNNNNNNNNNNNNNNNNNNNNNNNNNNNNNNNNNNNNNNNNNNNNNNNNNNNNNNNNNNNNNNNNNNNNNNNNNNNNNNNNNNNNNNNNNNNNNNNNNNNNNNNNNNNNNNNNNNNNNNNNNNNNNNNNNNNNNNNNNNNNNNNNNNNNNNNNNNNNNNNNNNNNNNNNNNNNNNNNNNNNNNNNNNNNNNNNNNNNNNNNNNNNNNNNNNNNNNNNNNNNNNNNNNNNNNNNNNNNNNNNNNNNNNNNNNNNNNNNNNNNNNNNNNNNNNNNNNNNNNNNNNNNNNNNNNNNNNNNNNNNNNNNNNNNNNNNNNNNNNNNNNNNNNNNNNNNNNNNNNNNNNNNNNNNNNNNNNNNNNNNNNNNNNNNNNNNNNNNNNNNNNNNNNNNNNNNNNNNNNNNNNNNNNNNNNNNNNNNNNNNNNNNNNNNNNNNNNNNNNNNNNNNNNNNNNNNNNNNNNNNNNNNNNNNNNNNNNNNNNNNNNNNNNNNNNNNNNNNNNNNNNNNNNNNNNNNNNNNNNNNNNNNNNNNNNNNNNNNNNNNNNNNNNNNNNNNNNNNNNNNNNNNNNNNNNNNNNNNNNNNNNNNNNNNNNNNNNNNNNNNNNNNNNNNNNNNNNNNNNNNNNNNNNNNNNNNNNNNNNNNNNNNNNNNNNNNNNNNNNNNNNNNNNNNNNNNNNNNNNNNNNNNNNNNNNNNNNNNNNNNNNNNNNNNNNNNNNNNNNNNNNNNNNNNNNNNNNNNNNNNNNNNNNNNNNNNNNNNNNNNNNNNNNNNNNNNNNNNNNNNNNNNNNNNNNNNNNNNNNNNNNNNNNNNNNNNNNNNNNNNNNNNNNNNNNNNNNNNNNNNNNNNNNNNNNNNNNNNNNNNNNNNNNNNNNNNNNNNNNNNNNNNNNNNNNNNNNNNNNNNNNNNNNNNNNNNNNNNNNNNNNNNNNNNNNNNNNNNNNNNNNNNNNNNNNNNNNNNNNNNNNNNNNNNNNNNNNNNNNNNNNNNNNNNNNNNNNNNNNNNNNNNNNNNNNNNNNNNNNNNNNNNNNNNNNNNNNNNNNNNNNNNNNNNNNNNNNNNNNNNNNNNNNNNNNNNNN
This genomic stretch from Fusarium oxysporum f. sp. lycopersici 4287 chromosome 2, whole genome shotgun sequence harbors:
- a CDS encoding hypothetical protein (At least one base has a quality score < 10) — encoded protein: MKLSIVAFLAAVRLLLLLPLLPKDYGSHDGHHDEGKKGNKVHKGNKGDEHGHGHKGNKGDEHEHGQKGSKGDEHEHGQKGNKGDEHEHGQKGSKGSKYGHNNGH